One Drosophila subobscura isolate 14011-0131.10 chromosome U, UCBerk_Dsub_1.0, whole genome shotgun sequence DNA window includes the following coding sequences:
- the LOC117901687 gene encoding coiled-coil domain-containing protein 43: MSASEEFQSWLNEQLRQLNTDEGVFGSYIVGILEGEESEEEKAEALEGILSETGSANIDELVATIMQKWLHSHPSTDEPPKKGLDIDVNGQLAKLLSQQKLQQPAAKEREYTEEERRIKQQILAQYSETAVPGDDDEHSEPESDDDSGAVARNTNKSDVQALAKEKREQARQDSAAKKLKDKEDREKQKQLREEKKEKRKTVKGERRR, from the exons ATGAGCGCCAGCGAGGAATTCCAGAGCTGGCTCAACGAACAGCTGCGCCAGCTGAACACAGACGAGGGCGTCTTTGGCTCCTACATTGTGGGCATACTCGAGGGCGAGGAGTCGGAAGAGGAGAAGGCGGAGGCCCTCGAAGGAATTCTCAGCGAAACCGGA TCTGCCAACATTGATGAGCTGGTGGCCACCATAATGCAGAAATGGCTGCACAGCCATCCCAGTACCGATGAGCCGCCCAAGAAGGGCCTGGACATTGATGTGAACGGCCagctggccaagctgctgtcccaacagaagctgcagcaaccCGCCGCCAAAGAGCGCGAATACACGGAAGAGGAGCGCCGCATCAAGCAGCAGATTCTGGCGCAGTATTCAGAG ACTGCTGTGCCTGGTGATGACGATGAGCACTCGGAGCCGGAGAGCGATGATGACAGCGGCGCAGTGGCGCGCAACACAAACAAGTCCGATGTGCAGGCCTTGGCCAAGGAGAAGCGTGAACAGGCGCGCCAGGACAGTGCGGCCAAGAAGCTGAAGGACAAGGAGGATCgcgagaagcagaagcagctgcgcgaggagaagaaagagaaacgCAAGACCGTCAAGGGTGAGCGCCGTCGGTAG
- the LOC117901685 gene encoding glutamic acid-rich protein, which yields MRSRTELVTTTFVESDEEDYSPDDDSDSEEDWRPTKKRPPKQSRIGLAVAGVSGAGAGAGGAGGSEGSRKRKAAGTTAKATKRRHSKLDSDDDSENDDDDDDLETDPSDEDFEYPLASTSKRPQSLPPKKQFVKLHQVDLLMKKADLLDKDWMKNTRLCLWRKDVQASLLQKFLRVKSEPGEEQLLFTSSSVYSSWDEQQIGDYLEVKANCLDPNNRRFKLHDLESIMKVSQELMAEQQDTDDPEDDEGNPEDTEFEAELESEPVPDLDEEDEEDEALDDEEEEAEDEGQEHTDETDP from the exons ATGCGAAGTCGCACCGAGCTGGTGACCACCACATTTGTGGAAAGCGACGAGGAGGACTACAGTCCGGACGACGATTCCGATTCGGAGGAGGACTGGCGCCCCACCAAAAAGCGACCACCAAAGCAGTCGCGTATCGGTCTGGCCGTTGCTGGAGTctctggagctggagcaggcgcTGGCGGAGCAGGTGGCAGTGAGGGCAGTCGCAAGCGAAAGGCTGCTGGAACGACCGCGAAGGCAACGAAGCGTCGCCACTCGAAGCTGGACAGTGATGACGACTCGGaaaacgatgatgatgacgatgacctAGAAACGGATCCCAGCGACGAGGACTTTGAGTATCCGCTGGCCAGCACCTCGAAGCGGCCGCAAAGTCTGCCGCCGAAGAAGCAGTTCGTGAAGCTTCACCAGGTGGATCTGTTGATGAAGAAGGCGGACCTACTCGACAAGGACTGGATGAAGAACACTCGCCTGTGCCTCTGGCGCAAGGATGTGCAGGCCAGCCTGTTGCAAAAGTTTCTCAGAGTCAAGTCGGAACCaggcgaggagcagctgctcttTACCTCCAGCTCTGTG taTTCCAGCTGGGATGAGCAGCAAATTGGCGACTACTTGGAGGTAAAAGCCAACTGCTTGGATCCCAACAATCGACGCTTCAAGCTGCACGATCTGGAGAGCATTATGAAGGTGTCGCAGGAGCTGAtggcggagcagcaggacacTGATGATCCGGAAGATGATGAAGGCAATCCCGAGGATACCGAGTTTGAGGCAGAGCTAGAgtcagagccagtgccagattTGGATGAGGAGGACGAAGAAGACGAAGCCctcgacgatgaggaggaagaAGCCGAAGATGAAGGCCAAGAACATACCGATGAAACGGATCCATAA
- the LOC117900976 gene encoding uncharacterized protein LOC117900976 isoform X5: MIFPTDWHWQSLLAGRIPVASMTGPIKRGLLWQQRDRLFSRWKERYFVLTRDYLHCFKRASGSANERASDMGQFIFKVKLVDVEKVEWLNRRSYSAIGLLLGREGRVLLRCDDGLEDWFELLEECTMTSKERRRALKIAQGPRSRASLAAPVSHASLQFQHFGLGGTYSSALDDWLMTNGTGGGLARHKIGAGSLNGYGGANPFLFSDSVPDLSALNNENHNHHLSGISTNHSTPQKIPHHSNANLSRYSNGYASAQNSFTQGGALYGSPRRIFINSSFGSNQVVDEETEEAEVQLRRPRLFRGVSATPDNGNELDRDWLYRKPRAPTDMRHSVQPMLPTGGGGGGGCAPSKIELDCSAHDSGLDTPPSTHRPSSYREASRDSTETNGSSSRGTLLNNGSPAGSFRGKKLSSQVSNLNQLNALNGSRYSVQDQRILKMRNNEEERCASIKMANRLNQNHEQPQQQQASYDPNQNRYYKNGNATPPTSLTPQHTPQHKLLMMQQQQQQHHHGNANVNGNGAALNGNTNGSAIFRERYQHPALAAIINEAQGLKFRERAYSDSQQRRLLNNNNGPTAIQPASPLAQRRNNAGSGLGAGSIYGTPTRV; the protein is encoded by the exons ATGATTTTCCCCACGGATTGGCATTGG CAATCCTTGCTGGCTGGACGCATTCCGGTGGCCTCCATGACGGGGCCCATTAAGCGAGGACTCCTCTGGCAGCAAAGGGATCGCCTGTTCTCCCGCTGGAAGGAAAG ATACTTTGTGCTTACTCGTGACTACTTGCATTGCTTCAAGAGGGCCTCGGGATCGGCCAATGAACGTGCCTCCGATATGggacaatttatatttaag GTCAAGCTGGTGGATGTCGAGAAGGTGGAGTGGCTAAATCGGCGCTCATACAGCGCCATTGGACTGTTGTTGGGTCGCGAGGGTCGTGTGCTCTTGCGCTGCGACGATGGCCTCGAGGATTGGTTCGAGCTTTTGGAG GAATGCACTATGACCTCCAAGGAGCGACGACGAGCTTTGAAGATTGCCCAGGGACCGCGCTCGAGAGCCTCGCTGGCTGCCCCCGTGTCGCATGCCTCGCTGCAGTTCCAGCACTTTGGACTGGGTGGCACCTACTCGAGTGCTCTGGATGATTGGCTGATGACGAATGGAACGGGTGGCGGATTGGCACGCCACAAGATCGGAGCTGGCAGCCTGAACGGCTATGGTGGCGCCAATCCCTTCCTCTTCTCCGATTCGGTACCAGATCTGAGTGCGCTGAACAACGagaaccacaaccaccacTTGAGCGGCATCAGCACGAACCACTCGACGCCCCAGAAGATACCCCACCACAGCAATGCGAATCTCAGTCGGTACTCGAACGGCTATGCCTCTGCACAGAACAGCTTCACGCAGGGCGGAGCTCTGTATGGGTCGCCCAGGCGCATCTTCATCAACAGCAGCTTCGGCAGCAATCAGGTGGTCGACGAGGAGACAGAGGAGGCGGAGGTTCAACTCCGACGTCCCAGGCTCTTCCGTGGGGTAAGTGCCACACCGGACAATGGCAATGAGCTGGACAGGGACTGGCTATACCGCAAGCCCCGAGCGCCCACCGATATGCGGCACTCAG TTCAACCCATGCTGCCCAcgggtggaggtggaggaggaggctgtgcACCCAGCAAAATCGAACTGGACTGCTCGGCCCATGACAGCGGCCTGGATACGCCACCGTCCACGCATCGTCCGTCCAGCTATCGCGAGGCATCGCGGGACAGCACCGAGACGAACGGCAGCTCCTCGCGGGGCACTCTGCTGAACAATGGCTCACCAGCAGGCAGCTTTCGGGGCAAGAAGCTGAGCAGCCAAGTCAGCAATCTCAACCAGCTCAATGCCCTCAACGGCTCGCGGTACTCGGTGCAAGACCAGCGTATCCTTAAGATGCGcaacaacgaggaggagcgcTGTGCCTCCATCAAGATGGCCAATCGACTGAATCAGAATCacgagcagccacagcagcagcaggcctcCTACGATCCCAACCAAAATCGTTACTATAAGAATGGCAATGCCACGCCCCCCACATCACTAACGCCGCAGCACACGCCGCAGCATaagctgctgatgatgcagcaacagcaacagcagcaccatcatggcaatgccaatgtcaATGGAAATGGTGCCGCGTTGAATGGCAACACAAATGGTTCGGCCATATTCCGGGAACGCTACCAGCATCCGGCCTTGGCGGCCATCATCAACGAGGCCCAGGGCCTGAAGTTTCGAG AACGCGCCTATTCGGACAGTCAGCAGCGTCGCCtgctgaacaacaacaatggaccGACGGCCATCCAGCCAGCCTCGCCGCTTGCCCAGAGGCGGAATAATGCTGGGAGTGGACTCGGCGCTGGTTCCATCTATGGTACGCCCACGCGTGTATAG
- the LOC117900976 gene encoding uncharacterized protein LOC117900976 isoform X6 — translation MIFPTDWHWQSLLAGRIPVASMTGPIKRGLLWQQRDRLFSRWKERYFVLTRDYLHCFKRASGSANERASDMGQFIFKVKLVDVEKVEWLNRRSYSAIGLLLGREGRVLLRCDDGLEDWFELLEECTMTSKERRRALKIAQGPRSRASLAAPVSHASLQFQHFGLGGTYSSALDDWLMTNGTGGGLARHKIGAGSLNGYGGANPFLFSDSVPDLSALNNENHNHHLSGISTNHSTPQKIPHHSNANLSRYSNGYASAQNSFTQGGALYGSPRRIFINSSFGSNQVVDEETEEAEVQLRRPRLFRGVSATPDNGNELDRDWLYRKPRAPTDMRHSVQPMLPTGGGGGGGCAPSKIELDCSAHDSGLDTPPSTHRPSSYREASRDSTETNGSSSRGTLLNNGSPAGSFRGKKLSSQVSNLNQLNALNGSRYSVQDQRILKMRNNEEERCASIKMANRLNQNHEQPQQQQASYDPNQNRYYKNGNATPPTSLTPQHTPQHKLLMMQQQQQQHHHGNANVNGNGAALNGNTNGSAIFRERYQHPALAAIINEAQGLKFREESENIW, via the exons ATGATTTTCCCCACGGATTGGCATTGG CAATCCTTGCTGGCTGGACGCATTCCGGTGGCCTCCATGACGGGGCCCATTAAGCGAGGACTCCTCTGGCAGCAAAGGGATCGCCTGTTCTCCCGCTGGAAGGAAAG ATACTTTGTGCTTACTCGTGACTACTTGCATTGCTTCAAGAGGGCCTCGGGATCGGCCAATGAACGTGCCTCCGATATGggacaatttatatttaag GTCAAGCTGGTGGATGTCGAGAAGGTGGAGTGGCTAAATCGGCGCTCATACAGCGCCATTGGACTGTTGTTGGGTCGCGAGGGTCGTGTGCTCTTGCGCTGCGACGATGGCCTCGAGGATTGGTTCGAGCTTTTGGAG GAATGCACTATGACCTCCAAGGAGCGACGACGAGCTTTGAAGATTGCCCAGGGACCGCGCTCGAGAGCCTCGCTGGCTGCCCCCGTGTCGCATGCCTCGCTGCAGTTCCAGCACTTTGGACTGGGTGGCACCTACTCGAGTGCTCTGGATGATTGGCTGATGACGAATGGAACGGGTGGCGGATTGGCACGCCACAAGATCGGAGCTGGCAGCCTGAACGGCTATGGTGGCGCCAATCCCTTCCTCTTCTCCGATTCGGTACCAGATCTGAGTGCGCTGAACAACGagaaccacaaccaccacTTGAGCGGCATCAGCACGAACCACTCGACGCCCCAGAAGATACCCCACCACAGCAATGCGAATCTCAGTCGGTACTCGAACGGCTATGCCTCTGCACAGAACAGCTTCACGCAGGGCGGAGCTCTGTATGGGTCGCCCAGGCGCATCTTCATCAACAGCAGCTTCGGCAGCAATCAGGTGGTCGACGAGGAGACAGAGGAGGCGGAGGTTCAACTCCGACGTCCCAGGCTCTTCCGTGGGGTAAGTGCCACACCGGACAATGGCAATGAGCTGGACAGGGACTGGCTATACCGCAAGCCCCGAGCGCCCACCGATATGCGGCACTCAG TTCAACCCATGCTGCCCAcgggtggaggtggaggaggaggctgtgcACCCAGCAAAATCGAACTGGACTGCTCGGCCCATGACAGCGGCCTGGATACGCCACCGTCCACGCATCGTCCGTCCAGCTATCGCGAGGCATCGCGGGACAGCACCGAGACGAACGGCAGCTCCTCGCGGGGCACTCTGCTGAACAATGGCTCACCAGCAGGCAGCTTTCGGGGCAAGAAGCTGAGCAGCCAAGTCAGCAATCTCAACCAGCTCAATGCCCTCAACGGCTCGCGGTACTCGGTGCAAGACCAGCGTATCCTTAAGATGCGcaacaacgaggaggagcgcTGTGCCTCCATCAAGATGGCCAATCGACTGAATCAGAATCacgagcagccacagcagcagcaggcctcCTACGATCCCAACCAAAATCGTTACTATAAGAATGGCAATGCCACGCCCCCCACATCACTAACGCCGCAGCACACGCCGCAGCATaagctgctgatgatgcagcaacagcaacagcagcaccatcatggcaatgccaatgtcaATGGAAATGGTGCCGCGTTGAATGGCAACACAAATGGTTCGGCCATATTCCGGGAACGCTACCAGCATCCGGCCTTGGCGGCCATCATCAACGAGGCCCAGGGCCTGAAGTTTCGAG aaGAATCGGAAAATATATGGtaa